In the Setaria italica strain Yugu1 chromosome VI, Setaria_italica_v2.0, whole genome shotgun sequence genome, one interval contains:
- the LOC101785565 gene encoding enhancer of polycomb-like protein 1 has product MSRPSFRPRPVDIHRRLPIVRFARELEDDDPTFALRAAPPLLRYSAPEPAADGEAHPAPNKKNAQEIPTPQYDVVDTYERDYTRTFAQPTTYIRGRGARAEVGDFIEYDLDNEDEDWLEGYNNERKNLNAEMLEALLFKLEILDHKARERAGIITPTMIGPIPVILQLDSAFEALQYLSVWYAVFQAAYSYWKAKRERWQKPILRHLQPPPPPSDTNPYNVFRPREKAHRLHTRRMQRRENSAQSFERLRLVRRNLKQAKVLVEALIKREEKKREAMDCEVHLRRIQMKYKHEAQLLDDGIALSGLQQVSTQYGSSEDYSDSDDTSTEQPNLQPFAFHLRLPDKKLSVISSVRLKHEHELKRRLQQTAWLFKRDPEEPVMLFTRPLDPGKLEIAGIRPPPAPSIDGGATAQPFRCQGRIGRGGRIIFDRWNPL; this is encoded by the exons ATGAGCCGTCCCTCTTTCCGGCCGCGGCCGGTGGACATCCACAGGAGGCTCCCCATCGTCCGGTTCGCGCGGGAGCTCGAGGACGATGACCCCACGTTCGCGCTCCGGGCCGCGCCTCCCCTGCTTCGGTACTCTGCACCGGAGCCGGCGGCTGACGGCGAG GCGCATCCAGCACCTAACAAGAAGAATGCCCAAGAAATACCCACACCCCAGTATGATGTTGTTGATACATACGAAAGGGACTATACGCGTACCTTTGCACAACCCACAACATACATACGTGGAAGAGGAG CCCGAGCTGAAGTTGGTGATTTTATTGAGTATGACCTGGAtaatgaagatgaagattggcTTGAAGGTTATAACAATGAGCGGAAAAATCTTAATGCTGAAAT GTTGGAGGCCCTCCTATTTAAGCTGGAAATTTTGGACCACAAAGCTCGAGAAAGAGCAGGCATCATAACACCTACCATGATTGGACCAATTCCAGTCATTTTGCAGCTTGATTCTGCCTTTGAG GCTTTGCAGTACTTATCTGTCTGGTATGCTGTATTCCAGGCTGCATACAGCTATTGGAAGGCAAAG AGAGAGCGGTGGCAAAAACCTATTTTGAGGCATTTGCAG ccgcctccaccaccaagTGATACAAATCCATACAATGTCTTCAGACCAAGAGAGAAGGCTCATCGTCTTCACACAAGAAGG ATGCAACGTCGAGAAAATAGTGCCCAATCATTCGAAAGACTCCGCCTG GTGAGGCGAAACCTAAAGCAAGCTAAGGTACTAGTGGAGGCTTTGATTAAG AGGGAAGAGAAGAAACGTGAGGCCATGGACTGTGAGGTCCACCTTCGACGTATACAAATGAAATACAAG caTGAAGCGCAACTTCTTGATGACGGGATTGCACTATCAGGCCTTCAGCAAGTTTCTACTCAATATGGATCAAGTGAAGATTATTCGGATTCAGATGATACAAGTACTGAGCAACCAAATTTACAACCATTTGCTTTTCACCTTCGGCTCCCTGATAAAAAGCTATCGGTCATCTCATCAGTACGTTTAAAGCATGAACATGAGTTGAAGAGAAGGTTGCAGCAGACTGCCTGGTTATTCAAAAGG GATCCTGAGGAGCCAGTAATGCTGTTCACAAGACCGCTTGATCCTGGTAAGTTGGAGATAGCTGGCATCAGGCCACCACCAGCTCCATCTATTGATGGTGGAGCCACTGCACAGCCATTCCGGTGCCAGGGCAGGATCGGGCGAGGTGGCCGGATCATCTTTGACCGTTGGAATCCCCTCTAG